TGGCCACCTCGCCTCCAGGCCAAGCCATATAAGATGCTTCTGTTCATCAGCTCGTAGCTTTACTAGCCGCTTCGCCCTACAAGACCTCGCAACATTGCAGTTGCCATTCGCGAATAGTTAGCATTTAATGGCACCCATTAAATGGTGATCTTCCTACAGGGGGATTTCACCCCATTAGCTCACGTCTATGCTGGGCGTGCCAAATTTAGGCAAGCGGACAAATTACTACGCCTTCGATTCCGTAATTTGCCGTTGCTAAAGACGTTATGTGGGGCTAAGTCGGATCTTATTGAGAGATGTGGCGTAATTGACATTAGCTTAAAGAATCATCCTGACACTCACTGTAGTGCTACGACAAATTTACCAGACACAATAAGTTGTTTTTATGCAGCCTTTTAATACTCAATTTGCCTTATCTAGAGATTACCTTGCCGAATGCTATGATCAGTCTCTACCCTATGGGAAAAATGTCAAGCCCAACTATCTTCTTCCTACATTACTATTATCTTCTGGTACGGGATTACTGTTATTTACTGAGCAACCTAAGATCGCAAGTTGCACGTTAATTGCATTAGGCGTGCTGGAACTGATTCACATTCGATATCGACGAGCTTGGTGGTTAGCACGGCAGATGCTTGGGAAAAGTGCCGGTAGTGAAGTGAAATTAACCATAGATAAGGATGGAATCCAGACACAGAATCCTTATACGAAAACAGCCCTGTCGTGGGCAGATATCGAACATATTATTGAAACCGAATTAGGGCTTATTTTGGTAGCTAAATCTGGGGGGCAGCAGTACTTGTCTAAATCGTTATTACCAGCTGAATTAATTAATGAGATAGTTACCAAGATTAAGGGTAAACATTGATTTCAATAAAAATTTAAATCGTGCCTACAATGCAGCTAATACAACACATAACAAGTTACCCAAACGCGACGACCCTACAGGGCCGCCGATTGGCAAGGCGTTAAATGTGCACAAGGAACACGTAATGCAATTCATCCAAAGAATAAAACGAAATAGAGTGATAAAATCGTACTTGCGGAAATTGCCTAGGTTGCTAGCGAAAGATTATGGAAAATCTAAAAGGTATCGCCCAAAACAAGTAAGGGCTACGATTGAGAGATCAGGGCTCTCAATTATTTATACCTGTTACGCGATTTCAATTTTTTGCTCAAAGAAGGAATTTGATGCATATCATCATGAAATTGGTGAGGCGTGTGATTACGGAGCAATGCGTGGAGAAGTAGGAAATCTACATTTTTACGGAAATGCAAACTTTAGTAGTAACGATGTTACATCTGTTGGCTCTGACTTTGGTGGCGGTTCACATGGTATGGATGGCGGCGGCACAGATTGAGGTAGTTAAATCGGGTAGCCGGTAGTTTTTAGCTACCGACCCCCACACCGCCCATCGGCGAGTCCACAGTGGGCGACACCCTATCCGTAATGCATCTCTACCCAACGATAGTATTGAGTAGCTCTTCATTTGAGCTGAGTGTCATGGCAGTGCGCTACTTCTGAGTCAGCAGCCACGCTGACGGCTTCATAGCAGTAAGCTAAACAGACCTCCCCTGACAAGAACCTGAAGTTTCACTACACAACCGCGTCATTGACTCTACCCGCTAGATCACCCGGCTTCGGTGTCTTTCGCCACCTCACCTCCAGACTAAGCCTTAAAGGATGTTTCTGTTAGTCCGCTCGTAGTTTTACTAGCAGCTCCCCCCCCATAAGACCTCTCAGTGTTGCAGTTGCCATTCGCTTTTAGTTAGCATCTAATGGGCCCCATTAGTTCCCGCCCATACTGGGAGCACCAAGCAGCAGCACGTAAGCCCAGCAAAAAAAACGGGCAGGACGGCCTACACGCCGCTTCGCTCTGTTTCGGCCGCCCTTGTGCTGGGCGTATGTGTAAATATAGTTAAGAAACCTTTTTCGTGATGGTGATAACGAAGATAGGTAATAGCAATCACCCAAAAAGAGTAATATTTAGTATGAGCACAGGTACGGTAAAGTGGTTCAATGGTGACAAAGGTTTTGGTTTTATTACTCCGGATGATGGAAGCAAAGATCTATTTGTTCACCATTCAGAAATTCAAATGAATGGTTTCAAATCTCTGGATGAAGGGCAAAAAGTAGAATATGTTGTGGGGCAAGGGCAAAAAGGGCCGTGCGCTAACAATGTAAAGTCGCTGTAAGATAAATAACAGCATAAATCGGGTAGCCGATAGTTTCTAGCTACCGGCCCCCACACCACCCATTGTGCAGGTCCGCAATGGGTGGTTCCCTATTCGTAATGAATCTCTCCCCAACGAAAGTGTCGAGCAGCTCTTCATTTGAGTAGAGTGTCATGACAGTGCGCTACTTCTGATTCACCGGCCACTCAGACAGCTTCATAGCAGCAAGCTAAACAGATCTCCCCAGATGAGAACATGAACTTTCACTACACATCGGCATCATTTACTTTACCTACTAGATCACCCAGCTTTGCTGCCTTTGGCCACCTCCCCTCCAGGCTAAGCCTTATCGGATGTTTCTGTTCGTCAGCTCATAGCTTTACAAGCTGATTCCTCCCCACAAAACCTCGCTGTGTAGCAGTTGCCATTCGCTAGCAGTTAGCATTTAATGGCGCCCATTAAACGGTGATCTTCCTACACGGGACTTTCACCCCATTAGTTCACGCCCTGCTCGCGTCATTAAACATAGGGTATTGATTGAAGAATGAGTAAAGAACAACCAAATAATCCGCTACATGGTATTACTCTTGAGAAAGTTGTTACACGATTGCAGGAGCATTATGGCTGGGATGGTTTGGCAGATAGGATTAATATCAATTGCTTTAAGAGCGACCCATCAATTAAGTCTTCGCTCAAGTTTTTACGCAAAACCCAGTGGGCGCGAGATAAAGTCGAGAATCTGTATATCTCAATTTTTGAAAATAAATCTCCGTGGGGTAATCGTAAATAAGCACTATTTGGTAACCACATAGATGTCGCTGTGATTAGGCAGGGACAGGCGCATAAATCGGAAAGCCGGTAGTTTCTAGCTACCAGCCCCCACACCACCCATCGTGCCAGTCCGCAATGGCCGGTTCCCTATCCGTTGAATCCCTACCCAACGATAGTATCGAGCAGCTCTTCATTTGAGTAGAGTATCATGGCAGTGCGCTACTCCTGAGTCAGCGGCCAGGCTGGCAACTTCACAGCAGCCAGTTAAACTGATCTCCCCAGATAAGAACGTGACCTTTCACTGCACAGCTGCACCATTGACTCTACCCTTAGACCACCCCGTTTCGGTGCCCCTCCAGGCTAAGCCTTATAGGATGTTTCTGTTCGCCAGCTCATAGTCTTGCTAGCGGCTTCTTCCCCCACAAGATCTCACAGTGTTGCAGTTGCCATTCGTTAGTAGTTAGCATTTAATGGCGCCCATTAAATGGTGACTTTCCTACACGGGACTTTCACCCCATTAGTTCACGCCCATACTAGGCGTACCAAGTTACTCAAGTACACTCCGTTCCGCTTCCACGGGACAGCCTACACTGAGTTTCAGCTGCCTATTAGCAAGGGTTTAGAGTACACAAGGATAAGTATGATTACTCGGAATACAATAAAATTCAAAGTAACTGAATTACCGATTTCTGATGTTGTTACAAAATTTGGCGGTCAGCCTAATTGGCTTGAGGAAGCTCAATGGCCAATAAGCTCTGAAATAGATTCTCCCATGCGCTTTATTTGTCAGATCAAACTTACAAATGATCTATTTCCAGGCTGTGAAGGAAAAGTGGCCTATATCTTCATGACAGATGATGATGAGTACGTTGATGGAACATGGGAGCCAGATGGTGGCGAGAATGCAGTAATTATTCAACCGGGTGGTAAGCCTCAAATAAAGGTACGAAATATCACCACTGGACCAACTTTACAGGACTATGTTGAAGTAAAGGGGAAAACTGGTCTTTACCCAATAGACATCGAATTAGCTGTTGATCTTTCAGCCTCAAAAGACCCAGAGTTCATTCCAGAAGCAGAACGCTTTGACCTAGCTGACGAGGACTATGAAAAATACTGTAATAAGCTGGGAGGAAATAAAATTGGTGGGACACCCAGCTTTCTTCAAGGTGACGAATTTCCAGGAAATACGGACGACTGGTCACTTCTTATGCAGCTAGATTCGTGTGAAGTTCCATTTAGTATCAATTTTGGAGACTCCGGTGTTTCATACGCATTCATAAATAAAGAGGGAACGATTGGTAAGTTTCTCTGGCAATGTTGTTGAGTAGCTCAAAATCGTGTAGTCGGTAATTTATAGTTACCGGCTACTACACCAGTCATCGCGGAG
This DNA window, taken from Microbulbifer sp. GL-2, encodes the following:
- a CDS encoding YcxB family protein; the protein is MQPFNTQFALSRDYLAECYDQSLPYGKNVKPNYLLPTLLLSSGTGLLLFTEQPKIASCTLIALGVLELIHIRYRRAWWLARQMLGKSAGSEVKLTIDKDGIQTQNPYTKTALSWADIEHIIETELGLILVAKSGGQQYLSKSLLPAELINEIVTKIKGKH
- a CDS encoding DUF6559 family protein, with product MLAKDYGKSKRYRPKQVRATIERSGLSIIYTCYAISIFCSKKEFDAYHHEIGEACDYGAMRGEVGNLHFYGNANFSSNDVTSVGSDFGGGSHGMDGGGTD
- a CDS encoding cold-shock protein; amino-acid sequence: MSTGTVKWFNGDKGFGFITPDDGSKDLFVHHSEIQMNGFKSLDEGQKVEYVVGQGQKGPCANNVKSL
- a CDS encoding VF530 family DNA-binding protein, whose translation is MSKEQPNNPLHGITLEKVVTRLQEHYGWDGLADRININCFKSDPSIKSSLKFLRKTQWARDKVENLYISIFENKSPWGNRK
- a CDS encoding DUF1963 domain-containing protein, translating into MITRNTIKFKVTELPISDVVTKFGGQPNWLEEAQWPISSEIDSPMRFICQIKLTNDLFPGCEGKVAYIFMTDDDEYVDGTWEPDGGENAVIIQPGGKPQIKVRNITTGPTLQDYVEVKGKTGLYPIDIELAVDLSASKDPEFIPEAERFDLADEDYEKYCNKLGGNKIGGTPSFLQGDEFPGNTDDWSLLMQLDSCEVPFSINFGDSGVSYAFINKEGTIGKFLWQCC